TTGTTCCAACCATTGGAATAAGTTATGAAAAAAAGTTCCAATGACTGGAACTTTTTATCTGCCCGCTTTTGGTCGTGCGGGGACTAGTCTTTTTTCGCCAGCAGCTCGTTGATGGACTCGGCGGCTCTGCGTCCGGCTCCCATGGCGAGAATGACGGTGGCGGCTCCGGTTACGATATCGCCGGCAGCGAAGACGCCGGGAATAGAGGTGGCTCCGTTTTCGTCGGCGACGATGTTGCCCCATTTGTTGGTTTCTAAGCCGGGGGTGGACTGGGTCAGCAGCGGATTGCTTTCATTTCCGATTGCGACGATGACGGTATCGACGTCCAGCAGGTATTCGCTGCCGGGAATGGCTACGGGGCGGCGACGTCCGGATGCATCGGGTTCTCCCAGTTCGTATTTCAAGACTTCAATGGCCTTTACCCAGCCTTTTTCGTCGCCGACAATGCGTTTGGGATTGCGCAGAAGCTGGAAGTTGATGCCTTCTTCTTTGGCGTGGCCCACTTCTTCGACCCGGGCGGGCATTTCCGCTTCGGTGCGACGATAAATCAGGTAGACTTCCTCTGCGCCAAGGCGCATGGCCATGCGGGCGGAATCCATGGCCACATTTCCACCACCAATAATGGCGGCGCGTTTGGGACGGAAGATCGGGGTATCCGACTGGTCGGCATCGTAGGCTTTCATGAGGTTGGCGCGGGTCAGATATTCGTTAGCGGAAAAGACGCCGACGAGGTTTTCGCCTTCGATGTTCATGAACTTGGGCAATCCGGCACCGACACCGATGAATACGGCATCAAATCCATCTTTCTTCATGAGATCCAGGGTTTTTCGGGTACGTCCAACGACGAAGTTTGTTTTAATTTCAACGCCCATCTGACGGAGGGTGTCCACTTCGTTTTCCACAATTTTTTTGGGCAGACGAAACTCGGGAATTCCATAAACCAGCACGCCGCCGGTTTTGTGAAAGGCCTCGAAAAGCGTCACGTCATGTCCTTCGCGCCGCACGTCGGCGGCGACGGTGATGCCGGCGGGTCCACTGCCGATGACCGCCACTTTTTTGCCCGTGGCTGGTTTTACCTGCGGAGCGGCCACGCCGTTATCGCGTTCCCAGTCGGCGACAAAACGTTCCAACCGGCCAATGGCCACGGCTTGGCCCACATCTTTCAAGCCTTTGCCCACGGTGCACAATTCCTGACACTGGGTTTCCTGAGGACAGACGCGTCCGCAGACCTGCGGCAGCAGACTGCTCTTCTTAATGATGCCGATGGCCTTACGGTTATCTTCGTCGACAATGGCCTGAATAAAGC
This genomic stretch from Deltaproteobacteria bacterium harbors:
- the gltA gene encoding NADPH-dependent glutamate synthase; protein product: MSFIKPETLQELAAAEYAKLQAQPPVKAKERMAIPAQEMPSQDPDVRRSNMQEVALGYSREQALVEAQRCLQCKNMPCVKGCPVSIDIPGFIQAIVDEDNRKAIGIIKKSSLLPQVCGRVCPQETQCQELCTVGKGLKDVGQAVAIGRLERFVADWERDNGVAAPQVKPATGKKVAVIGSGPAGITVAADVRREGHDVTLFEAFHKTGGVLVYGIPEFRLPKKIVENEVDTLRQMGVEIKTNFVVGRTRKTLDLMKKDGFDAVFIGVGAGLPKFMNIEGENLVGVFSANEYLTRANLMKAYDADQSDTPIFRPKRAAIIGGGNVAMDSARMAMRLGAEEVYLIYRRTEAEMPARVEEVGHAKEEGINFQLLRNPKRIVGDEKGWVKAIEVLKYELGEPDASGRRRPVAIPGSEYLLDVDTVIVAIGNESNPLLTQSTPGLETNKWGNIVADENGATSIPGVFAAGDIVTGAATVILAMGAGRRAAESINELLAKKD